In the genome of Metabacillus litoralis, the window TTTGATTATGATGATCAAGATGAGAACGTAGCATTTGATGCAGAAGATGCTTATCAAATTGTAAATAGTTACGGATCATCTGAAACTCCATCTGATTTTTATGATCCACAGGATCACTACAATGATGTATATATGGAATCAAATGACCCTGATGGATATGTTGAGGCTTATGAAAACTTTGTCGGCACTGATATAGAAGGAAAAGAAATTACCATATACCCATCAAATCAACATCAGCAATATGAAGACATGCTAGATGAAGAAGGTACAATGACGATCTTTGGTGATTTACCTCCTTACGAGAAAGATCCTTATACAGAGGATGAGGTATAATATTAAAAACTCCCCATACATAGGGGAGTTTTTTTGTGTAAGGTTATCTTCCCTTTTACTTGAAATTTTTATAATAACCGATCCTAAATTATTGAATTTTTTGAATATATAGTTATATAATTTCAAAAAGGAGGTTGTATGAATATGCAAATTTTAGAAAAAATTAGTAAGGCTGCTGGAAACACTTTTGCAATTTGGGTCATTATTTTTGCTGTGTTAGCGTTTTTTATTCCTGGTGGCTTTACTTGGATTGCCCCTCATATTGCACTATTATTAGGTATTATCATGTTTGGAATGGGGCTAACTTTATCTCTGCAAGATTTTAAAGCAGTGTTTCAAGCACCAAAAAGTGTTCTATTAGGTGTTGTTGCACAGTTTACGATTATGCCTTTACTGGCTTTTTTACTTGCTACAGTTTTTCAGTTACAACCTGAAGTTGCTGTTGGAGTAATCTTGGTAGGCTGTTGTCCTGGTGGGACAGCATCTAATGTTATTACATTTTTAGCGAAAGGAAATACAGCATTATCTGTTGCTGTAACGTCAATTTCAACATTACTTGCACCAATTTTAACACCAGCTCTTACACTTTTGTTTGCTAGTAAATGGCTGCCGGTTTCTGCTGGTTCCTTATTTTTATCAATTGTTCAAATCGTACTCATTCCAATTATTTTAGGGATTGTTGTGAAGCTATTATTTAAAAAGCAAGTTGAAAAAAGTGTAACTGTTTTACCTCTAATATCTGTAATAGGAATTGTTGCGGTTGCTTCAGCTGTAGTTGCTGTGAATGCAGAGAAAATTGCAGAAACAGGTCTTTTAATCTTCACCATTGTTGTTCTACACAATTTACTAGGCCTTTTATTAGGATTTGTATTAGCAAAAGCATTAAAATTAAACTTTGCAGATCAAAAAGCTATCTCTATTGAAGTCGGTATGCAAAATTCCGGGCTTGGTGCAGCTTTAGCTGTTGCACATTTTTCCCCATTATCTGCCGTTCCAAGTGCGATTTTCAGTGTTTGGCATAATATATCAGGTCCTTTACTCGCTACATGGTGGGGGAAAAAAATGGAGCAAGAATCTCATTTAGAAATGACTACTGACAATTCAAAAAAGGCATAAAGATGAGGGGGGCATTCGTGCTCCCTTTCATTATGCCAAAATTTGCTTTTAATTTTTCTTCCAAAAATTACTTTAACTAGTAAAATAAAAGATAAGCAGGAATTTACCGCAAATAACCTGCTACTTACATATGGAGGGATCCTGATGAACGCTCATGAAATTGATTATGTTTTACATGGCGATGACATGCAATGTGTTGAAATTGAGTTAGATCCAA includes:
- a CDS encoding bile acid:sodium symporter family protein — its product is MQILEKISKAAGNTFAIWVIIFAVLAFFIPGGFTWIAPHIALLLGIIMFGMGLTLSLQDFKAVFQAPKSVLLGVVAQFTIMPLLAFLLATVFQLQPEVAVGVILVGCCPGGTASNVITFLAKGNTALSVAVTSISTLLAPILTPALTLLFASKWLPVSAGSLFLSIVQIVLIPIILGIVVKLLFKKQVEKSVTVLPLISVIGIVAVASAVVAVNAEKIAETGLLIFTIVVLHNLLGLLLGFVLAKALKLNFADQKAISIEVGMQNSGLGAALAVAHFSPLSAVPSAIFSVWHNISGPLLATWWGKKMEQESHLEMTTDNSKKA